One genomic segment of Tripterygium wilfordii isolate XIE 37 chromosome 9, ASM1340144v1, whole genome shotgun sequence includes these proteins:
- the LOC120005442 gene encoding protein FATTY ACID EXPORT 2, chloroplastic, which yields MAESLLSGSQSSLLLQTARFGSQNRSYPTRVVSLHLQRSLSNSNTCGGVTVSSSNNLKRRRFSGIGFVSSDSEASTVITDSVNDAAEGADIKPDVGGGGDGFRDVGGNSGGGGGGSGGDSSKNEGEGGSSEESPKKMALSMSQKLTLGFAALVGVGGVMGYMKSGSQKSLLAGGLSSGLLYYVYTQLPSNPVFASSLGLGVSAALLGVMGSRFRRSGKIFPAGVVSLVSLVMTGGYLHGILRSAH from the exons ATGGCGGAGTCGTTGTTGAGTGGTTCACAGTCTTCTCTTCTCCTACAAACTGCCAGATTCGGGTCCCAAAACAGGTCTTACCCGACTCGAGTAGTATCACTTCATCTGCAGCGGTCTTTGAGCAATAGCAACACTTGTGGTGGAGTAACGGTTTCCTCTTCTAACAATCTGAAACGGCGTCGTTTCAGCGGGATCGGCTTTGTCTCTTCCGATTCAGAAGCATCCACCGTAATAACTGATTCCGTCAACGACGCAGCTGAAGGAGCTGATATCAAGCCCGACGTCGGTGGTGGAGGCGACGGTTTTCGCGACGTCGGCGGTAATAGCggcggaggaggaggtggaagtGGTGGAGACAGTAGTAAGAACGAGGGCGAGGGAGGATCGTCTGAAGAGAGTCCGAAGAAGATGGCCTTGTCGATGTCGCAGAAATTGACTCTTGGATTCGCTGCGCTCGTGGGAG TTGGTGGTGTTATGGGATACATGAAGAGTGGCAGCCAGAAGTCACTGCTGGCGGGAGGACTGTCCTCGGGGCTTCTGTACTATGTATACACTCAGCTTCCAAGTAATCCAGTTTTCGCGTCGTCGCTTGGACTTG GAGTGTCTGCAGCACTTTTGGGAGTGATGGGTTCTCGTTTCAGGAGGTCAGGAAAGATATTTCCAGCTGGGGTTGTATCTCTCGTGTCCCTGGTGATGACCGGTGGCTATCTGCATGGTATCCTGCGTAGTGCTCACTGA
- the LOC120005441 gene encoding E3 ubiquitin-protein ligase AIP2 — protein sequence MESDEALKQLLEELQKQLGKKQKFEDAVSSISSLLRDRYISASPSIRKSFYSAVCRVATVLKTRYTSPGFWLAGLRLFEQAECLISDPSEKKNLRNCIAQAKEQLHDVQNPSVESQTSAVRGYLFEGHLTVDPEPPRPQWLVQSNLLNGVATLAAAESSQGPTENNNTEETARNLLEQLISGLDNIIPEFLEDDAVLRAPPASKEVVKKLPVISLTEEILAKLGKEAECAICKENLVVNDKMQELPCKHTFHPPCLKPWLDEHNSCPICRHELQTDDHNYESWKEREKEAEEERKGAANAVRGGEYMYV from the exons ATGGAATCCGACGAAGCCCTGAAACAACTATTGGAGGAATTGCAGAAACAGCTTGGAAAGAAACAGAAGTTCGAAGACGCCGTCTCCTCTATCTCTTCTCTCCTCCGCGACCGCTATATCTCCGCTTCTCCCTCGATCCGCAAATCG TTTTATTCTGCTGTTTGTAGAGTTGCAACTGTTTTAAAGACGAGATACACTTCCCCTGGCTTCTGGCTTGCTGGGCTGCGGCTTTTTGAGCAAGCTGAATGCCTTATATCTGATCCTTCTGAGAAGAAAAACTTGAGGAATTGTATTGCTCAAGCCAAGGAACAATTGCATGATGTGCAAAACCCTTCTGTGGAGTCTCAAACTTCTGCAGTTAGAG GTTATCTGTTTGAGGGGCATCTGACTGTGGATCCTGAACCACCACGGCCTCAatggttggtgcaatcaaacctGTTGAACGGTGTTGCTACACTTGCTGCTGCTGAATCTTCTCAGGGTCCAACGGAGAATAATAACACAGAGGAAACGGCTAGAAATTTGCTCGAACAGCTCATAAGCGGCTTAGATAATATTATACCAGAG TTCCTGGAGGATGATGCAGTCCTGAGAGCCCCACCTGCCAGTAAAGAAGTTGTCAAGAAGCTTCCAGTCATTAGTCTCACAGAGGAAAtcttggccaagctgggaaaaGAGGCAGAGTGTGCAATTTGCAAGGAGAATTTGGTTGTAAATGATAAGATGCAGGAGTTGCCTTGCAAGCACACTTTCCACCCGCCATGCCTGAAACCATGGCTG GATGAGCACAATTCTTGCCCAATCTGTCGGCATGAGCTCCAAACTGATGATCACAACTATGAGAGTTGGAAGGAGCGGGAGAAAGAGGCTGAAGAAGAGAGGAAAGGCGCTGCAAATGCTGTACGTGGGGGTGAATACATGTATGTTTAG